One Prunus persica cultivar Lovell unplaced genomic scaffold, Prunus_persica_NCBIv2 scaffold_21, whole genome shotgun sequence genomic window carries:
- the LOC18781561 gene encoding coatomer subunit beta'-2, whose protein sequence is MPFSLTIEKEFAQNSERVKSVDQHPTEPWILVSLYSGTLCIWNYQSQTMEKSFKVTESPVRSAKFIARENWIVTAADDKYIRIYNYDTMEKIKEYEAHTDYIRSVAVHPTLPYLLSCSDDKVIKLWDWEKDWSCTQILEGHSHYVMQVAFNPKDTNTFASASLDGTIKIWNIGSPKAEFTLDGHSNGVNCIDYFSCGDKPYLLSGSDDSTAKVWDIETKSCVQTLEGHEHNVTAVCVHAELPIIITVSEDGNIHIWNATTFRLENKLNYGLERVWAIGQLKGSNKVAFGFDKGTIVVKMNGSHTWDSVDLQA, encoded by the exons ATG CCTTTTTCACTAACTATTGAG AAAGAATTTGCTCAAAACTCAGAAAGGGTTAAATCTGTGGATCAACATCCAACTGAGCCATG GATTCTAGTAAGTTTGTATTCAGGAACTCTTTGTATCTGGAACTACCAGTCACAG ACCATGGAGAAGTCCTTCAAGGTCACTGAGTCACCAG TGAGGTCAGCCAAGTTCATAGCACGCGAAAACTGGATTGTAACTGCGGCTGATGACAAGTACATTCGCATATACAACTATGATACGATGGaaaagatcaaagaatatGAAGCACACACAGACTATATCAGGAGTGTTGCTGTCCATCCCACTCTACCATATCTGTTGTCATGTTCTGATGACAAGGTTATAAAGCTTTGGGATTGGGAGAAGGATTGGTCATGTACTCAGATCCTCGAGGGGCATTCGCACTATGTGATGCAAGTGGCATTTAATCCGAAAGACACCAATACTTTTGCTAGTGCATCGCTTGATGGCACCATTAAG ATATGGAACATTGGTTCTCCTAAAGCAGAGTTTACCTTAGATGGCCACTCAAACGGAGTTAATTGCATCGATTACTTCAGTTGCGGGGATAAACCATATCTATTGAGTGGCTCTGACGACTCTACTGCTAAG GTATGGGACATTGAAACCAAAAGTTGTGTGCAAACTCTAGAAGGTCATGAGCACAATGTAACAGCTGTATGTGTTCATGCTGAGCTTCCCATAATAATTACAGTTTCTGAGGATGGGAACATTCACATATGGAATGCAACCACTTTTAG GCTAGAGAACAAATTGAACTATGGTCTTGAAAGAGTATGGGCCATTGGACAGTTGAAAGGATCAAACAa GGTTGCATTTGGTTTTGACAAAGGAACCATTGTGGTTAAAATGAATGGCTCTCATACTTGGGATTCTGTTGACCTCCAAGCTTAG